A region of Lycium barbarum isolate Lr01 chromosome 3, ASM1917538v2, whole genome shotgun sequence DNA encodes the following proteins:
- the LOC132630568 gene encoding uncharacterized protein LOC132630568, whose amino-acid sequence MALDMNIEELLVIGDFDLLINQVKGNWVTKNNKILPYVSLVQRLCGIFKSTDFRHTPRAQNEFAVTLATIASMIQHSKSIHIDPLEITLREELADCANVEVKLDGQPWYTDIKAYLEKRRVSPKEFN is encoded by the coding sequence ATGGCGTTGGACATGAACATAGAGGAGTTGCTAGTAATCGGGGATTTTgatttgctcataaatcaagtAAAAGGAAATTGGGTAACCAAAAATAataagatactcccatatgtgaGTTTAGTACAAAGATTGTGCGGGATATTCAAGAGTACTGACTTCAGGCATACTCCtagggctcaaaatgagtttgcaGTCACATTGGCTACAATAGCGTCTATGATCCAGCACTCTAAGAGTATCCACATTGATCCATTAGAGATCACACTGAGAGAAGAACTGGCTGACTGCGCCAATGTCGAGGTCAAGCtagatggccaaccatggtataCCGACATTAAGGCCTACCTAGAAAAAAGAAGAGTATCCCCTAAAGAGTTCAACTaa